ACTCGTATACAGGCATCCGTTTCTCAATCATTGGCGTGTACACGCCACTCCGCGCTCAACTCATCACGGGTCTGCGCGATGAACTTGCCGTTTCGAAAGATCGTTACTCGTCCATTTTCCGCACTCAGGGTAATCGTCGTCACGACGGCCGACCGGACGGACGTATCAAGCGCACTCATATGGCGTGACCCCATCCACTCCGCGTATTCCAGTGACGTATTCTCTCGCTGCTCGTGCGAGTGATCAGTCGATAGGTCTCTGAATCGCACCATCTGACGCTGAACCACGCCGTCGACACTGATGACTACAGCACCATCCTGTGACGAGGCGACCTCTTTCGCGGTCTCGTAGAAATCCGTGATATCGTCGAGAACGTGTCGTGATTTCTCGATGGGCCAATGGTTGTCCCCCATTGCATCAGCGTAGTCGCGAAGAGAACGTCCGGAGACAATGGCAATGTAGAGTCCCGGTCCGCGTGTGTACGGTTCATCCCATCGGTCGAAATTGAGACTGATATCCTCAAGACAGAATTGAATGACATCGAGTAGCTCGGTGACTGTGGCATGGTCTTCGTACGTGATTTCGAGGGGATGGGACTCAGTCATTGTATATCGGGTCGACCAAGCGAGTACGTAAGATTCCTTCGAGCACGAACGACGCGACGACTAATTTCAGACAGGAGGGGTGGACTCTCGCGTGAGCGCGCGTGGAACAGTGAATTCGTTGGCAGGGTGTTCAGGTTCTCTCTCGCTCTCGCAATCCCCTCGGTCGCCACCCGAGGGCAGAGCCCACCAGCAACCCCACACGCGCCCCCGTTCGCGGTCCATCGAGGCATTCGCGGCGAGCGCGCCGAAACATGCTTTTCGTCGGCGAGGTCTGGTCCTCCATCCCGCCAGTGGGTTGCTACCCCCATCGACTCCGCCAGCGCCGCCGACGCACCCGCTATCACGGTCCCGTCGTACTATTTTTCGCCATCCACATGTAGGACTTGCGCGACGAGTGCGCCGGAACATGCCGTTTCGTGGGTGGGGTGCCAACCTCCACAGACCCTATCCATGTACCGAGGAGAGCGACCCACCTCTCCGCCGGCACACCCGCTTTCGCGGTCCACCGGGTGGTCTCCTCTTGGTGGTATAGATGTTACGAGTGCATCGGTGGGCGTGCGGGGGCGGACTCTCGCGGCGAGCGCGCCCAGAACAATGGGTTTCGGTGGCAGGATGATGGTAACGAGTTCTCTCGGTCGCTACCCGAGGACAGAGCCCGCCAGCACCGCCGCACGCGCTCGCTACCGCGGTCCGCTATGGGTGAGTCCGCTGGGAGAGGGTGTAGACCTTTCGCTGAACGAGCGCACTGCTGGGCTGTCCTCTCGGGCTGCACGAGATCAGATCGGACTTTCACGACGAGCGCGCAAGGAATTATGTCTTTCGTTGGTGGGTTGCGGCCCTCACAGGCAACTCTTCCCAGGTCGCCACCCCGAGAGCAGCGCCCGCCGGCGACGCCGAACACGCTCGCTGTCGTGGTCTATCGGGAGAAGTGGGTTGAGGGTGAGCAATCCCAATCATGCCAGAGTCTCCCCGAGTGTGTACTTCGAGCGCACAACCGTAGCCCTTTCGCTAACGATCACTCCACGGTCATACTGATCAAGACTTGGTACTCGACATCAACATGGTTCGTGCTCAATATCGGAGCCAACTCCGACGTCATTTCCTCATAGTCGACGGCACGCTCTAGCGATGGGGGCATCTGGTTGGTGAACTCGGTACTTGCTTTTCCACCGCCGACTCGCGTGTTTTTCCCGAGTGCGTCGACGACAAAACGAAGTCGGACTGCACATCATAGACATGGGTATCGGCCTCAATCCCGTCGACTGAAACGACGGAATACAAGCCACCATGAGGCAAATCGCGGGTCTTGGAACGGCAATCATTGTCGGTCAATAAGAGGCGGTATCTCGCCCGCCAGTAGCCACTCTTTCAGTTGCGGAGAGTGCTCCGGCGT
This region of Halococcus salifodinae DSM 8989 genomic DNA includes:
- a CDS encoding diadenylate cyclase, with the translated sequence MTESHPLEITYEDHATVTELLDVIQFCLEDISLNFDRWDEPYTRGPGLYIAIVSGRSLRDYADAMGDNHWPIEKSRHVLDDITDFYETAKEVASSQDGAVVISVDGVVQRQMVRFRDLSTDHSHEQRENTSLEYAEWMGSRHMSALDTSVRSAVVTTITLSAENGRVTIFRNGKFIAQTRDELSAEWRVHAND